GAAATTCTCATTTCTCAGTTCCTCTATTTATAACTTTGGCCTTATATGATTAATATATATCTCTTTGTGCTTTGAACATCGTTAAAAACATGGATATTAGCTTAATTTGGGTTACTTGTAAAGTAAATTTGCAATGCAAAAGCACTTCAAAAGTCTTCGATGcataatttctaagtaaatcaattttttccttcAACAATCAGTGGTCGAGCACGTATTGTGAATTTGATCAGACTTCCAGTTTTCGCTTCTAGCCCTAGCAAAACGGGAACATGCACGGATGTAGTGCTGGATGCATAGATGCTAGGTGAAAACAAATGCAAAGTTCCGACTTAATTCACACGGGAAAGGCGTCTCCGAGCCAATAGGAGATTAGCATTCCCAAGTCTTGATTAAGCTTTTAATCAATTTCATCTCTTGGAcggtcaaatatatatatatatcataacatgacttcttttttttttttggtcggtcaaaAAACGATGCTATATCACGTGTGATTAAAGCgccatgaaaaaagaaaagggaaatcgTGGAATGTTGTCATGTAACGGACGTCGTTACTTGACCACGACTTTAGAGTATATAATATCGtaaaaaaacatggaaaaatCCAACAAGTGGCGTGAACAAGATCATTAGTTTTAATCAGTTGTTGGCTTTTGCCCGCTTTGGCACGCACGTCCGAAAAAATATGGTCTACGGTTTCGTGCGCATGATCCATGTCGTAATTTCTTCACATCGTGTCGATTTTGAGCACGCTTTGGACCACCTACTGATTAAAACTAAAGATCTTGTTCCAACGGAGTTTTAGATAATTGCTGATTCGCAATAATTGAGCGCTGAATAATATTCCGAAGCATCAACTTAGGAAAGTACAAATTTAATTAGGGAAtatgccaaataaaaatccaaagtGCCATcgtttttttcaaataaagacttgaaattAACATTATTtcgaataaaaatataaagtggTCATGTCAATGCCAAATAAGAGTCTAGAGTGattatgataattttaaaaGGGGCTTAACCTTCTAGTCGGCAAAAAATTATAGCCAAACAAGAATATTTTCGTCCAAAAacaattaatattaaaattaaattattattttaaaaaaaaagcaaaaacaaaggcGGGAAGGTTCCCTCTTGCTTGTAGTCGTTGGCCCATCATTGGTGGGGCGGCAACGAAGTCCTGACCCTAGGGCAAGGGTCACCAAGCCTACTCGAGTGCTGGTGACCCTCGCCCATATCTGGAAGAGGGCCACCGCTCTTTCTCGTCTTCAGCGAGGGccattaaaagatgaaaataccCCTACCAAAAAGTAAGCGTAGGTccttgtttgaaataaattatacTTTAGGTAATTGTTTAAGAAAATTAGGGTACTTCATgtctttattttatataatgtCTACTTTAAGCctctatttgagaaaataatagtacttcaagctcttatttgaaattttcctaatttaattatGAGCAAAAATAAGTTAagagttctttttttaatatatttttttggtcatggagtttttaactttttgggTCGAATTTTGGTCATGGAGTTGGGTTCAACAAGAGTACTTTTTGCAAGATTAATATACAGTCCCTAGCATGTCTCGCTCTCGAGAGATAATCCTTGTGAATAAACTTATTGTTATATATTTATACTATGCTGAGCATtaatttaaggaaaaatattataaattgtaATTAGGGGTGAGAAAACAAGCCGGTTCAATCTAGGAATTGGCATTTTAAATATGGGTTCACAAGGGGATCGATTCGGATCTGCGTTCTATGTCACAAACCGATTGATTCTACTCAGGAATCAAATCGGCTCGTCTCTAGAATTAACCCTAAGTTCTTTCTCTTATATAATTCTATTAGTCTTGCCgccgctctctctctcgactATCCGTCTCTTTCATTTCTCACTCTCCAATCTCCTCCTCTGTGGTGGCTCGCCTCTACACCGGGTACTATCTCTTTCGTTTCCGATGAATAATAATGGCTTTATGATTCATTCTATGAATATTCTTCGCTCTCGTAGGCATGTTTGGTTCCAAGTTAAAATCTGGATATCTTTGCTGTGTGATTAATTATCAAAACATAATCGACGCTAGATTTTTTTCCCATGCTTGCAATTATTATCATGATTTTGTAAGATTTTCCCAAGAGCTTGTTTAGATCTATGTGCTTGGGTGTGCTATTTGTTTAAGAGATTGCTGATGCAAATCAATATGGAAGCTATCatattgaattcaaattcttaTTGGATGTTTGCAGGAGATCTCCCCCACAAGATTCTGACACTGCCCCTGCCCTTGTCCTTGCACGATCATGAAAAGGAACAGAGGAGTGAGGTGTGCATTTGAATGCCTTGTCATGTCTGCTCTGTTTTTTTATCAGAACATGGAATTGATGGAACTGCTTGTCCTGCCCAATCTTTTCTAATATTTTACTCAAATCTTCTCATTTCCATGCAAAAttcgtttttttattttgtctaattcgCCATTTTATGCCGTTGTACTTTCTATAGTTTTAGACAATTTGAATTGTTTTCATTCTCGATACATTTaggctttatttatttcatgaaaatttgaTGCACCCATCGCAGTGATAATTAAACTATTTGATGTCATATCTGGAAGAATATTGAGTGGGTTGGCAAGTTATGCAAATGGATATTTCCCATAATAACAAATTTTACAACGAGATTAGAGATTTAATGCTCATTTAAGTTATttgttttacagaaaatgaatgatttgaaaattattttattaaagttGCTACTCatattatttgaattaattaatcaacaaaaaaatattttcattatcaattataatttatatctaaatatttttataaataatgaaaatatttttttttttttgctctttcaattttgcaaatGAAACAAATAATCATTCTTagaagaaatatttttcaaatcattcatttttaatggaacAAACGGAGCCTTGCAATACTCGATTCTATTTGCAATCTTACAAGCTaacatgatctttttttttttatattagttcTTTAAAATGGAAAACTTTTTCTTAAAGTTGAATGCATTTGACATGGTATtctcaaatatatatttctctCTTTGTATTTGACACAACACATATTGAACATATGATGaaacgaaagaaaaaacacCGACAGGGTTAACCTTGGAATCGGTCGTTTAGTTACGGGGTCAACGGGTTTTATCCCCGGTTGCAAAGATTGAGAACATACTCGGacatggttaaaaaaaaaaaaggcccatTTTCAATCGAACCGGGAAACCCTAAACCCAAGAAAAAACAACacaaggtaaaaaagaaaaaaaaaagaaaaagaaatgaatcgTCTTGCTCCcgatttcttttgaaaatctgCCGATCGCTTGCGCAGATTCATCGAGCCGATGGCCGGCGgaggcaacggcggcggcggaggcagCGGCAAGTGCAAGGAAGAGGAGCAAGACGGAGTGTCGGTGCATTCTCCGTGCAAAGCGCCCCTTTCCTCTGCGTCTTCTCTCCCCCAGGTAAATCTCCGTCGATAGCTGCATTCGAGTGCGATTGGTCGCCGTTCCGGAGCTGGAAGCGGGTTCTGATTCTGACGTCCGATCGTTTTGCGTCCCCGAGCAGGAGCAGTCGCAGGTCGAATTGGAGCTCAGGCTGCTGGAAGCTCTCGAGAGGTACCCTCCCGCCAAGTTGCAAGGTGAGTCGAGTTGCGATCGTTTGCGCTTTGCGGCGCCCGTTCATGGTAGTGGCGAAACGATTGCGGTCCCGTGTTAATGTACAATTGCGAAATGCCCGGGCGTTGGGTTCTAAGAATGGAAGGAAAGAAGACGATGAGGCATTCTGGGTTTGAGTCCTTTATGATTAACATGCGGAGTGCCACGAGCATGAACCGGCCATAGTAGATTGTTTCAGTTTTTCTgcataaaaatttgattttgacagTACCCGCGGTGCCTTTCCTCATCGGTCGGAcaagaaatgaaggaaaagtCAGCTTGAAAGCATTCGTCGATGATTTCGCGAGCATCAGTcctatttcatttttccctcATGACTGATTTGTTGCTTTACACTTTCCTTACCGACTGCAATCAGCTGTTTTTCTTCAACGGCAGTTAATCCGAACTGCTTTGTCTGTTTCCTGGCAATTTGGGTTTTCTTCGGAATGCTGCATCTGTAGTTCTTCTAAATAATagttagattttcttttagcgTGCGTGAAATGCAGGCGCAGACATTAAGGTTCATTTCCTTTCTTAAAACTCTGTGTTTATCGAATTGGTTTCCACTGTCCAAGGCTAAGCAGCTATCACTTGCAGGTATACATCGTCACTTCGTCCTTTACGGGCTAATGGAGCACCTGCGAAGAAGGTTCTTTCCTCTCAAATATTCCTTTACTATTGGGTGTTATATATTCAGTTAGTCTAGTGAAATAGATGATTCTCTAGTTTTTCCAAGTCACTGATGATATGCTAACTGCTTTTCCCAGCTTCGACCGTCATTTCTCTGCTGACGAGGTTTTACAGCTGCTGGATCGTTTCTACAACTTGGACATGCTGGTACTTACTCAATTTTAGCAGCTCTTTTTCTTCTGTACATTCCTGACCATTCATCATGTGAATGCTGCTATAAAGCGATGGCGAAGtaaattttgcttctttctgCGATCGATTTGACAAAAGTTCTTAAACTTAATCTGAAAGGCCAGCACCATGATTCCATAGATTTAGAGAGCTATACTGGATGAATGTTTTTGTATGTCTGTTGGTTCTGTTTCAAAGATACGGGAGCATGTTTGTTGATATTGTTCATTACCTTTGTGTTCAGAAACCGGATGAGGATGAATCT
This Eucalyptus grandis isolate ANBG69807.140 chromosome 7, ASM1654582v1, whole genome shotgun sequence DNA region includes the following protein-coding sequences:
- the LOC104453903 gene encoding uncharacterized protein LOC104453903, whose translation is MAGGGNGGGGGSGKCKEEEQDGVSVHSPCKAPLSSASSLPQEQSQVELELRLLEALERYPPAKLQGIHRHFVLYGLMEHLRRSFDRHFSADEVLQLLDRFYNLDMLKPDEDESDILNQEEDFSLPQSYFVKEEP